From a single Planococcus shenhongbingii genomic region:
- a CDS encoding phytoene/squalene synthase family protein: protein MTAQMSVPDDFAFCEQIIKRHSKSFYYAFSKLPEEKAQAVYALYAFCRTADDSVDENLGSAAQLAALDKLTDELDRFAGKQEINHPLWRALRVVFNKYEMDLEPFYDQIKGQRMDISFSAPKTLEDVETYSYYVAGSVGRMLLPIIASNSKVDCTDSAVSLGVAMQLTNILRDVGEDYRGKRRIYLPTEELKRAGYRVEQLANAEITGSFIEVWEGMAKRAEDLYDEFLECVSNFDEDSRFPVLVSAQVYRGILGSVRQNNYDCFARKNYVTKREMVRILSDSII from the coding sequence ATGACTGCTCAAATGTCTGTTCCAGACGACTTTGCGTTTTGTGAACAAATCATTAAACGACACTCGAAAAGTTTTTACTACGCCTTCTCAAAACTGCCGGAGGAAAAAGCGCAAGCCGTCTATGCCCTTTATGCTTTTTGCCGGACGGCAGATGACAGCGTGGATGAAAACCTTGGAAGTGCAGCTCAGCTGGCAGCTTTGGATAAACTGACAGACGAACTTGATCGTTTTGCCGGGAAGCAGGAAATCAATCATCCGTTATGGCGTGCATTGCGTGTGGTCTTCAACAAATATGAAATGGACCTCGAGCCATTTTATGACCAAATCAAAGGGCAAAGGATGGATATTTCTTTTTCCGCCCCTAAAACGCTGGAAGATGTGGAAACGTACAGCTATTACGTTGCCGGATCTGTTGGCCGGATGCTGTTGCCGATTATTGCTTCAAATTCGAAAGTGGATTGTACAGATTCTGCCGTCAGTCTCGGAGTAGCGATGCAATTGACGAATATTCTACGGGATGTCGGAGAAGACTACCGCGGGAAAAGAAGAATCTACCTTCCGACAGAAGAACTCAAGAGAGCAGGCTACCGCGTTGAGCAATTGGCCAACGCAGAAATCACCGGCAGTTTCATAGAAGTGTGGGAAGGGATGGCCAAGCGTGCTGAAGATTTGTATGACGAGTTTCTTGAATGCGTTTCGAACTTTGACGAAGACAGCCGCTTTCCTGTGCTGGTATCTGCACAAGTCTACCGAGGGATTTTAGGGAGTGTCCGCCAAAACAATTACGATTGTTTCGCCCGGAAAAACTATGTGACGAAACGGGAAATGGTGCGGATTTTGAGTGACTCAATTATATAA